The Cryptococcus neoformans var. grubii H99 chromosome 8, complete sequence DNA window AATTTCCGATGTAAGCCAAGCTACCGAGGTGTCGGTACTCGAAGGGATGGTAGTAAGACTCGTCATCGAGGTCGAAAATACCGTTCTTGCTGAGGGTGTCATGCTGTCTGGCGAGCTTGCCAAACTTCGCACCCAGATACTTCCCTTGTTGACTCGCAACCTGGGCGGTCTACAACACATAATTAGCGACCGAGCGACTATGGATAGGCCATGAAAGACACTCACGGCAGGATAACTAGTGACTTTCTTCGACAGCTTCGCGAACAACTCCGCAACTTCGTTCAAAGTGAGTTTTTCGTCATGGTCCCTGTCGAATTCCTCAAACACAGCACGCCTATAGATATCTGAATCAGTTTCGTCGCCCATACACATTCAGTTTACTCACATTTTGGTAAGAGATCGGTGAGCAAGAGggtgcttcttcttgatatACTTGACCATCTCTTGCCACTCTCCGTAATCACTAAGCCCTTATCAGCGAGATTCTGAGGACACATGTAAATTAACGCACATGTTACCGTCCTTGTTGATGTCGAATTTATCCCAAAGATTGTACAAGTCATTCATAAGATTTGTCTGAACAGTAGCGGAGTCACCGAGAGCATAGACAGAGCCTTGAGGGGCGCCCTGCACACGGAGGAAACCATCGACCTCAATAGCTTTGGAGTGGTACTGATTGGGGAGAAGCTCAACAAGACGTTTAGTGAACGGCTGCATGGCTATCATAACTTGTTAGTCCCGCTGCACTTCTATACTCAATAACTTACCTATACCGGTACTCCAGAGAACGAAGCCAGCCTCAAGTTCCTTGATCTCGGGTTTGGCATCCTTGTTGTTCGGGTTTTTTATTGAAAGAATCACTCGATCGTCTTTAACTTCTTGAACTCTGGAGATAAAATTTAGCGAGCATTCAGCTGGGAAATATAAGCAGCACCTACCGAGCATTGATGATGACCTTGACATCATTCCTAGCAAACCTCTTCTCCGCATATTGAGAAATCTTTTCAGAGTAGGTGTTAAGAATGTGGTCACGACTTTGGACCACAGTCACCTCAACTTCACTGGACAAGATCTTGGGATACTAGTGACGCCAGAAAATTAACAGATGGCTGGATGCACGGAATCTTGGAAACTCACATATTTGAGGACATCCTCAGCCATCATATCAGCCAGCTCAGCCGCAAATTCAACACCGGTAGGGCCGCCACCGCAAACGACGAATGACaacaacttcttcctctcgtcaGGTGTGGTTGTGGGCAAGGATGCGAGCTCGAGGTTGCCTGTACCACAGTCAGAATGTATACGTGAAAAATAATTATATAGGCCTACCCATAACCTTTCGGCGGATAGCTTGAGCATCTGGGACTGTCTTGAGTTGGTAGCAGTGTTCCAAACCCTTGACGCCGTGGTTATTTGTTGTGGAGCCGACTGCGATGACCAACTTATCGTCTTGGAAATAGGTCAGCCTGGTCCTTCATAGGCAATAAGATATTACTCACAAGGAACATAGCACCTCATTGTCCCCTCTCCGTCTTCCTTGGGAACTTCAACCTCCACAAGCCTCTCGGTCATGTCGAGATCGACAGCAGCTCCCATCAAGTAATGACCTCTGACTCGTGCAATAAGTTTCCTAAGTGGTTCCACTAATGAACGGGGTTCAATAGTACCGACACACGCCGAAGGCAAGAGA harbors:
- a CDS encoding NADH dehydrogenase; this translates as MFRLRPVPGSVPHRLSALRPIRPLPPSTFRSLSSNAGGKIVRPTSSSLSQNFFAGHHRPSSKPHPQLRHIRTRTTFRIPSIPSEEFAGKHPYISVSIRLVLSSILGLAFLTGAILVHDAFTYSERHVDRVPCNPLSLKPRVGGKKNLPIIEVNLDDEEDETKRAMRGKPRLVVVGGGWGAVSLIQSLPAHAYNVTLISPQTYFAFTPLLPSACVGTIEPRSLVEPLRKLIARVRGHYLMGAAVDLDMTERLVEVEVPKEDGEGTMRCYVPYDKLVIAVGSTTNNHGVKGLEHCYQLKTVPDAQAIRRKVMGNLELASLPTTTPDERKKLLSFVVCGGGPTGVEFAAELADMMAEDVLKYYPKILSSEVEVTVVQSRDHILNTYSEKISQYAEKRFARNDVKVIINARVQEVKDDRVILSIKNPNNKDAKPEIKELEAGFVLWSTGIAMQPFTKRLVELLPNQYHSKAIEVDGFLRVQGAPQGSVYALGDSATVQTNLMNDLYNLWDKFDINKDGNIDYGEWQEMVKYIKKKHPLAHRSLTKMRAVFEEFDRDHDEKLTLNEVAELFAKLSKKVTSYPATAQVASQQGKYLGAKFGKLARQHDTLSKNGIFDLDDESYYHPFEYRHLGSLAYIGNSAVFDYEGWSLAGGLLAMYAWRSIYWSEQTSMRTRLLLMLDWVKRGIFGRDLSKF